The following are encoded in a window of Anoplopoma fimbria isolate UVic2021 breed Golden Eagle Sablefish chromosome 3, Afim_UVic_2022, whole genome shotgun sequence genomic DNA:
- the LOC129089144 gene encoding transcriptional repressor p66 alpha-like isoform X1 yields the protein MSEEAVRKTRSQKRALEKDAPPESIETSDADNESKKPKLDPSEATTKEQTEPEPASVLAREDQSPNMVGSEHEKEKEQEQSLSPLSLALPLASQPVKDDQEQTQRQQTTVEPSSDNQTECNDRASKVRTETATDTRGPVRLAESKASSGLLAAGEVKATIKVEVQTEEQPVDMSTSKGSIKREKRPPSSEDDDVIVLSDNDSPSPPMNGLSHFKELDTDLLMKSSPAERERIIKQLVEELRLEEAKLVLLKKLRQSQIQKDTLQKPTGLSGSSAPPPLIRGTITSNKGTQQILTGRSSGTVIPPPLVRGGQQMLSKHGSQIIMPPLVRGAQPISVSPQQIQALRQQQQQQLAASGGSGSGPPPLLMGPRNSSPAIHGHRGLVNSGLIRIGTSAHTMASPSSLKSSSSGSSGVSLVSVNDSPASRQAAAKLALRKQLEKTLLEIPPPKPPAPEFNFLPSAANNEFIYLVGLEEVVQNLLDTIHRGKTGAALSKNITRDPFTCTQCKTDFTSRWRYDKTKGGAVLCEHCMSSSQKKVLKAEHTNRLKAAFVKALQQEQEIEQRIFQQTSSPVSHSSSSSSSSMKAERGMSHQLKQAHARASSFQHLHQASRGANMVHHHSIKQSSQGQLSHGVSSLGVRGVSHSFSSSSQLQSAVAAAALVSRPGKHAHVSHRSVQSSKVSSSGIAGSRNISGGSASSTAWKKQSHSNTGVTMAYVNPSLTGHKTSATVDARQREYLLDMIPSRSSISQTANTWK from the exons ATGTCTGAGGAGGCTGTCCGCAAGACGCGCAGCCAGAAGAGGGCGCTGGAAAAGGATGCTCCCCCCGAGTCTATAGAAACCTCGGATGCTGACAATGAAAGCAAAAAGCCTAAGTTGGACCCTTCTGAAGCCacaacaaaagaacaaactgaACCTGAACCCGCCTCTGTACTGGCACGGGAAGATCAGAGCCCGAATATGGTTGGATCAGAGCACgaaaaggagaaggagcaggagcAGAGCCTGTCTCCGTTGTCTTTAGCGTTACCTTTGGCCTCTCAGCCGGTGAAGGACGATCAGGAGCAGACGCAGAGACAACAGACGACGGTTGAACCCAGCTCAGACAATCAGACTGAGTGCAATGACAGAGCCAGCAAGGTGAGGACAGAGACGGCTACGGATACAAGAGGCCCGGTCCGACTGGCAGAGTCAAAGGCGTCCAGTGGCCTGCTGGCTGCAGGAGAGGTGAAAGCCACCATTAAAGTGGAAGTTCAGACGGAGGAGCAGCCCGTGGACATGAGCACCTCGAAAGG CAGTATAAAAAGGGAGAAGCGCCCTCCGTCATCTGAAGATGACGATGTCATTGTCCTGTCAGACAATGACTCCCCCAGTCCTCCCATGAACGGCTTGAGCCACTTTAAGGAGCTGGACACCGACCTGCTAATG AAGAGCAGCCCAGCAGAGAGGGAGCGCATCATTaagcagctggtggaggagctgagacTAGAGGAGGCCAAGCTGGTGCTGCTGAAGAAACTTCGACAGAGCCAGATACAAAAGGACACTCTCCAGAAA cCCACTGGTCTGTCCGGCTcctccgctcctcctcctctcattcgAGGAACAATTACAAGCAATAAAGGCACTCAGCAG ATATTGACAGGCAGGAGTTCAGGCACCGTCATTCCGCCGCCGCTGGTGAGAGGAGGGCAGCAGATGTTGTCCAAACATGGCTCCCAGATTATAATGCCGCCTCTAGTCAGAGGGGCACAG CCCATCTCTGTATCTCCACAGCAGATCCAGGCTCTCcgccagcagcaacagcagcagttgGCTGCCTCTGGAGGCTCAGGCTCAGGACCCCCTCCTCTGCTGATGGGCCCCAGGAACTCATCCCCTGCAATCCACGGCCACAGAGGCTTGGTCAACTCAGGCCTCATTAGAATTGGCACTAGTGCTCACACAATG GCCTCGCCATCCAGTTTGAAGAGCTCTTCCTCGGGAAGCAGCGGTGTGTCCTTGGTTAGCGTGAACGACTCTCCAGCCAGCCGCCAAGCTGCAGCTAAACTCGCCTTACGGAAACAACTGGAGAAGACTCTACTGGAGATTCCCCCACCCAAGCCCCCTGCCCCAGAGTTTAACTTCCTGCCATCTGCAGCCAATAATGAGTTCATCTACCTGGTGGGACTGGAAGAAGTGGTACAGAATCTGCTGGATACGATCCACAGAg GAAAGACAGGTGCAGCACTGTCCAAGAACATTACCAGAGACCCCTTCACCTGCACCCAGTGCAAAACCGACTTCACCAGCCGCTGGAGGTACGACAAGACAAAAGGCGGGGCTGTCCTCTGTGAACACTGCATGTCATCCAGTCAGAAAAAGGTTTTGAAAGCTGAGCATACCAACAGGCTGAAAGCTGCGTTTGTCAAAGCACTGCAGCAAGAGCAGGAAATAGAGCAGCGTATTTTTCAGCAGACGTCCTCACCAGTTTCCCACAGtagctcctcatcctcttcgTCGATGAAAGCAGAGAGGGGGATGTCTCATCAGCTGAAGCAGGCTCACGCCAGAGCGTCTTCCTTCCAGCACCTCCACCAGGCCAGTCGAGGAGCCAACATGGTTCACCATCACTCTATCAAGCAG AGCTCCCAGGGCCAGCTGTCCCATGGTGTCTCATCATTGGGGGTGAGGGGCGTCTCccactccttctcctcctcctcccagctgCAGAGTGCAGTGGCGGCTGCAGCTTTGGTCAGCCGGCCAGGTAAGCATGCCCACGTTTCCCATCGCTCTGTCCAGAGTTCAAAGGTGAGCAGCAGTGGAATCGCCGGCAGCAGGAATATCAGCGGAGGTAGTGCCTCATCCACTGCATGGAAGAAGCAGAGCCACAGCAATACAG GAGTCACTATGGCCTACGTGAACCCCAGCCTGACGGGTCACAAGACGTCAGCCACGGTAGACGCTCGTCAGAGGGAGTACCTGCTGGACATGATCCCCTCTCGCTCGTCGATCTCGCAGACTGCAAACACATGGAAATAA